TCTTGCCCACAGCAAGGTGCAGCAAACCACTTGCCATCTTGTCATGAATGATAAACGATATATGAAGTCTGACTGTGTTTTACTGCTCTCTGTGTTACTGTGTGGCTGAGACAGATATTCAAAGAATGCTTGGATTCTATGGTCTAAACGAACAATTGCAGAATTTGCATATCAATCCAAAGATGAGCTTTGGGTACAAAGTGCAGATCAACTTCCAAGACGGCACCATAAGGAACCAAGATGCCCACATGACCAAAAAAGATGCCAAGCGGAAGCTCTACTTGGAATTTGCCAAAGCTCTTTCCCTCGGGGAGTCAAGCACAGGTATTTTTGTAATTTAAGAAAAGCATGACATTCAAGagtaaacaacaacaacaataataataatttctaatataataatttaataaatgacaGCACTCACTACTGTTACAGTGTATCATTGATGAACGTGGACATTGTTTAATCACAGCACCGTTTTATTCCTTCTTTTGCAGCAGCATTCATTGTTTAGAAACTTTAGTACTATCTTAGTGCCAAAttcttttattcttattttacaGAGGAGCATCAGGCTGTTAATCTTGTTAAAGAATATTTCAAACGCCACACCTTTGAGCTACCGTCTGAGGATTATGTACCAAAAGCTGATAATAAGTTTGTATGCTCACTGACACTTAAGTCCTTCTGTTTCTCTTACGAAAGCCGAGGTAGGAGTTACGCCACTGTGCGACTTTGCTCTCATTGGTGCAGTGACAGTCACATGGGGACAGTGGTGCTTACAGGCTGCCCTCGTCACCCACAGAGCCATCTGAGGAAGCGGCCAGACGGGAGGCCTCCCGGCGGGCCTTTTCCCGGCTGGCCCCCCTGCTTGGGCACCCGGCGGCTGTTAGCGGCTGCGGCACTGAAGCCGAACAGCAGCTCAAGCTACTCCTGCAAGCCGCGGGTCAGTCGGATCCAGTTTTTCAGCCACTCCCTACTCAGCACAAGGCCACCGCCACACTTGGCCTGAGTAATTTCTCCTTGGAAAGCAGAGCCCCGAATAAGAACAGCGCTCGGAGCAGACTGAGCAGCCGCATCCTCGGACTCCTGGGAGAGGAGGGTGCAGGTGTGTCCTGCTACATACATCACTGTCATCACATAGCAAATCAGGCGACTCTGAAGGTTGCTTAACTAGCACAATATGATACTTGATATTTTGAATCCTAGTGATTTTTACTGATCTACTCACAGAAGCAAGCAGCAATATTTCAGTCAGGAATCAGCTTGATGATTGGTTTAAGAAGAGGAGAATTGAACAGCCAAAATTCGAGAACACGCAAGATGGTGTGAAGGCTACATTCTCAGCCCCTCTGACTTTTTCTCACCCAGGTAGGGGTGACACTTccctaaataataataataataatatgcaaaTTAAGCTGTGTGCAACATGCACGTCCTCTGGTTCACCATGTAAACAGAAGCAGACGTTCACCagttgcatttttttattatgcTAGGATGGGAAAACAGCTGGAAAGATGCCGAAAGCAGGCTGACAGATGTGATGAAGGCACGACTCGGACATCTTTCTGAGGACACCATCTAGCATCAGAGAGAAAGTTGGGAAGGGAGAAGCAGGCGTCTGCGTTTCTGCTTACATCTGGGACTGTCTTAGTCCTTTAACACGAGTGTGTGCACCGTCACCACTCACCCCCGGTGAGAAGGGCTTTGCAGACTCTCTAAATGGAAGCGCCACGTTTACAAGCTTCAAAACATACTGCAAAGATAGTGCAGTGGGGGAATTAAGCCAGATGTATCCTCATGTCAGCAAATATATCGTGCTCAGCCATAagcagtgtttgtttttttgtaaaacgAGGCTGCTCTTTACAGAAGGGTGACATGGATGCGCAGATCAATACTGAAATATCAACTCTTTCTCTGATGGTTTCATTTGGAGATTTGATTCTAATATTAAAAGACTGATGTCTTAACTtggtaatttaaatgtaaattttaatAACAGGCACATTTAGGGTTAGgcccatggtgggggggggagacttaCGTTCAACATAAGAATGTTTTACTACTAGCCAACTGGGCTACTTCAATCAAAAAACCAGTAACCCAGATAAATATTCTTTTTATTCACAATGTACAATGTAATTTTCAAGCACAGAGAGCAACCAAAGTCATCGCGTCTTACAATAATAAATAACCATGTCAAAAGTTATTTCCAGCCCATCATTTAACTTCCATAAGCAGTTTCCTCATTCAGAGCAGCACAGGTTAACACAGTCAGTGCGTAGCCTCACAGTCACTGAGGTACAAAAAGCTGCTCATTCTGGCATCATCATGTTTTTTAAAGTCCACATTAAAATGCTTTGGTGAAGGGAGTGCTAagttgagggggaaaaaaggtgCATTAAATTGTTTTTTCGATTTCTGTTCAATCCAGCTGGCCAACATCTCTGCTATTTCTTTGCTCTGGAAAATGGAGTACAAGGGtgtcaaatgatttttttcaaattattcACCTGGGTGATTAATTGCATGAATAATTGTGTAAACAATCATTTGTGTATTCAGTGTAgaaattcatttatttcaaacagAAGTCTCAAAATAAAGATGAACGTAAATTTTCCGTGTATTAGTTTGGGATGGTTCAAAGTGGCTGTAACATAAAAGCATCTCACTCCACTATGTGCACCTACAGACTCCTTTCCTCCTCAGTATGACACTGTCCTTCATCGACACATTGGCATGGTCAGAGCCACCTTGTGCTATTTTCGAGGGCGTAGTTGTCtaaaacctatttggcaaatAGCTTAATAAAAAGGACCCTGAAAATCATTGAAATTGCAGTTAACAATGAGAAAGATCCCCATTTTAAGGCAAGGACcttaagtaaaataaatattacgCAATCCTTATCCTTTGAACCTTCTGGCAGTGTTTTTAATGACATGAGTAACATTGTTCCCTCAGAGGTCCCCTCCGTCATATTATTCCCCACATTCGTGTCCACACCACCCGGTAAACCAGCCACACCTTACGACAGTCTAAGGCATGAACCCTGGTGGTCACATAGTACTTCCATTATCCTGTCCACCCGcataattattttcttttcctccttctccatctctttcaTGGTTTGTCACCTTTCCGCCTCTTCCATGGTCTTTGTCTTTGCTTTATATCACATACATTCTGTTGATTTCAATCATTCTCCTTCAATCTTCATAAGTAAATAATTTTCTCATTGTTGCCCTTCCTGGTCTTTTCTCTGAAGATCTCtttaatctatattaaaaatacagataaATCGAGGTCTTGCGCTAAAGAGTTTGTTAATCCACGTTCACGGTTCTTTATGTTTCTACCCCCCGCAGTAAACGGACATTTAAAATTGAAAATGCGAACATAATTTGCGCAAAACCGACACTTTCAGCTATATTCATACAAACTAACATCAAAATGATACTGAAACACGACTTGTGCTAATTAAATGGCTTTAATATATGTCGAGGGAAGAAAACGACATGCgcaaaatgttaaaaatgttattttaaaatgatagcAATACTTAGGATATGACCTAAACCTGGTGTTCCACCAAAACGGTTCCGGTGTAGCGCAGCACCCCATCGGGAATGATTTCCGTTTCTATACCTTTATACAGTGCAGTATTAACCGAAAAATCATCGCGCCGAGTCAATGGGCCGTTTTAAAACGTATCGCTGCCAACACATCGACTGCTAAACGGCGGCGTGGTCATGCAGTGTTAACAGGTATATTTATCTGGCTACCCCGCTTTAGCGACGATGGCAGCTGTCAGCATCACAGAACCGCTCTGCCAGCCTTGTGCATACGACGCTAAATTCAAAGGTAAGTCATTGCACACAAAGATATCTTAGGATCTATTTAGTAATTTGATGTTATGGTCATTATTACAACCACGGACTTTTTAATGAAAGTTTATTTTGCAAGCTCGTTGAATCAATCACAATTATTCCTCAtcatcttattttatttattcttaaaTTCAGATACTGTTTAATTTAGCATTAATTGCAAAGCACAGCACAAGCATTCTAGGTTATTTCTACCACCACcactaatattaataatatattattaacaataacaacagcaaTGACAACAATAAATATACGTTTTgttaaataacaataacaacactCATTATTACTTTGAGTATTCTATGATTCACGTAAAATATAAATTTGTAGCGACGCACATAGGAAGAAAATGTATCAATGTACTGACTACCTTACTTGCTTCTGCTTAAAGGGATTAAATGCTACatgtttattgcattttttttatttttgtaatgcatGAAAATATCTGTTCCTTACTATCCAGGTGACTGAACTTAGGCTAAATTAATTGTCCAGGTGAGTTTTCAAGAAAAATGAGAAAGTCATCTGAACCGAGTTTTCTTCATATTAGACTTTATGTGTGATTATCTTGTCACCAGTGGAGCTGCACGTGAGGAAGCCGTTGTTGTCTGTGCACCTGAGCAGCGAGCAGGTAGGACTGGAGATGCTGTGTCTCTGCAGCCAGCTGGACCTCCTGATCAGGGCCCAGGTGAGGCGGTGAGGCCAGGTCCTCCGTTTGGCACCCGGCAGGTTATGCACGGTGCCCAGTGGCTCATACGTTTAATGGCAAACGGATGGAGGTGCCAGTGTTCGCGTCAAACCCACTTTTCTCCAAAACCTCCCCCAGTTCCAAGAGCAGCTTAATCAGGACCTCAGTCCAGAGGAGTCAGACTCTTTTCAGCGAGAAGGTGTGTGCCCCCCCTCAGCCCCCACCCATAACTCTAGCACCTCGTTACTGTGTCGTAAGCACTGCTTCTGCTAACCTCAGATTCATGGACATTCATCTCGCTTCCACACAGGTGCTCAGATCATAGAGCGCATGTATCTGTGTCTAGAGCACTTGCCTGAACCTGCGCCACAGCTGGAGGTAACTTCAAGATACCTTGCTGTCCATCGCTCTAGCTGATGCTATTTAGCTTTTCTATACATTTTCGGTGTCTGATGACTTCAGGAGAAATGAGTCACACTACATTTTACTCACCAGGACTACTTGGATGCAGTAGGATTGTCTGCCATGTTCCCACGGGTAGAAGTCTTCATTATACATGGGAGCCCGgtggacatgctggagaagcCAGCCATGGATGGTGAGGAGGTGGATACGGTGCCTGGTGCACATTGTTGAGGTTTTTGTACATCAGACCTGAATCTCTTTAAGTAGTTTTTATAGTATAAGCTTGGACAAACCCAGAGTGCAAAATGCCGCGGAATGCTCAGGACTTCACTTTGTGGCCCACAGAACAACCCTCAAAATCATACCAATTTATTTAGAACCAGTAAGAGAATTTCCACAGATGTAGTGCTTTTAGCTGATAGCATTGTTTAGATGTGGGAGTTGCCAATCACACGACGACACACTGCATGTTGACGTGATTTAAGGAAGGTGTGAATGAAGCTGGAACACCCCCTCAGCACAGTCGTGTCTCCGCAGGCTACTTTCCTCACATCGCCAGGTTGAACCAGGTACTCGTTCTCAGTCAGCAGCTTGAGGATGATGTGAAGCACTTGGGGAGCCACAAGTACGTAGCCCACCAGCTCTCCGTCCTTTACGTGAGTGACTTCCCTTTATAGTTACCGTAACGCTCATAATACATGCTGTTTTCATTTGCTCCTCCTGACTGGAAATGTGTCTGATGACCCACAGCAAGTTCTCAGCACCTTCAAGGGCATCATGCCATTATCAGTGCTGAAAAGGGACATTGAAGCCAACTTCAAGCAGTTGAAAATGGCCCTCGTGACAGATGAGAGTTCCAAGCAAGAGCCCCTGTTGCCTGCCCAGTATGTTAACTGGTAAGAGGTTGCGCAGAGTGTTGGCGTCACACTTACGGTAGGCGTAGCTGGGAACCTGGGCCAGAGTGAATTAATTAGACTGTCATGTAACATGCAATGGAGTAACGACACATGCAGCTGAGTGATGTTTTGGATAAAATCCCAATTAGGTGAATTCTGAACATAGGGGTTCATTTTGAAAGTTGAATTCTGGAAGCAGAAGGAACATACCTCATTCTCATGCATGATTTGAAGTAATTGCTATCTGTACAATAACAATACGATTCTATTTGATTATCAATTAATCATTAATTGACTTTTTGCTCAGTATGTTTCATCTCTTAATTGACTGCTACACTGGGATTTTAAACTCTTTGCAGGATACTGGATGTGACTCACTGCATTATCTCTTCTGTCTCTTCGCTTCCCGAAGAGTTGACTCAAGACCTCAGCACAGCCATGAGCTTCATCTCAAACCTTGCATGACAGACGCTACACGGCTCTCGCTGGTTACTCTGTGACACTCACACGTATCATTTCTCTTCATCTGCATGTGTGATGTTTCTGTGTTTCTTAAcgtgtaaaatatatttattataaaaaaagatGGAAACAGCTTTAGGTTTTATTTGTAGTATTCTGCAAACCAAGTTGTTTGTTAGTATAGAGTTGTAGTGATATTCTAATTTATGTCTGATGGGGTGTGATTCAACATTAAAATTGGTTATTTTGTATGACTGTTTCGATTCTGCTTAATTAAAATGTGACAACTTTAATTGATATGCCGATCTTGAACTTCCACATAAGAACTCGTCATTTGAAGAGCTCTATGCATTGTTCCATGGTTTTTAATAGTCATAGTTTAATTGAAATTAGTTTGTTTTGGACGGCgtgttttcatatttatttttttttacactaatCATTATTAATCACTAAGGTTTATTCGTAGTTCTTTGAATTGAAAGGATTTTTAGTTGTATGACATCAGAAgtattacattatttaatttcgtacaatttaattaattcattatatatattattgtaaAAGGAATGAACATTTTGAAATAGTCCATAATATATAATGGTCGTGTAACAGCAGGGAATAAACAAAAATCTATTAAGGTCGCGTTAACATGCGAAGCGTAATTTAGCGCAGCTCCCCAAAGGACCCTGCTGTTTGGAAGATTCACCACAAGGTGGCGCACTGCGACGATCTCCAAGTCATACCGATACAAGCGGAAAGGCCATCGGTCCTGTATAaggattatttatttacatttcagcATACTTCACTCTGTAAGGTAAGGCTATTtcgaaaaatgaaaaataatccaTAATTTTAGGATATTACGTGCTTTTgaatttaataataatgcatacaaATGTTTGCAGAAGCTGTACATAAAAATTCCACGATACCTCGAAATCAGATCGACGTACCTTTATCTTATAGGAGATTGCGTTTCTGAAATTTTGATTCGCAATGTCAGTTGCAGCATGAAGGTAATGGTGGGTTCTATGTGTTTTAATCACTTCTACGCTAAAGCTAAAGCGCCTAACTTGCGTTGGTGACAGAAAATATAGTTCTTATTCTCCCCAGACCTGCTCTATGGGGAAGCGGATGGGCGAACTTAGATCTGGACGAATGAGCAAGCAGAAAATATGACTGACAGGCAGATTGTCCTCTCACATTCTGGCGCTTTTGCCAAAACACCAGTAGCTACATCCCGTGCCTTTTCAGCTAAATAGCTAGCAACGCTTAGTATCCGATTCAGAAACGGCGAAGCGTACGAACCATCGGGCTTTTCAGCTTTTATTTCTACATTTTAATTACCGAGGCGGTATTCGATCACATCCCTTCCATGTTGCTTGTGGAGTGAGCCGGCACTCCGTACCGAGGCGGGCTCCTCTACTCATTCTGTTGTGTCTCTGGGCGCGTCAGCTAATATAAAGTCGGCGTCTCTTGCCTGTCCGCTAACAGGTCAAAGCTGACTGAATAGCTGGGGTTTCAGGCACTTTAGGTCCAGAGGAGCGACTCCACAGCTCGCTTATTTGCCACCGCAGAATATTTTTAGACCCTAGATATAGTTTAAAGTGTATGCCGACATTTCTAAATGGCTGTGTGTTTGTAGGTAGGTAACCTACAAAAGGTAGGTAACCTACAAACAAGTAAAGATTTTTAGACATCGGTCTGAGCATAAGCGGCTCATAATGACTTCCTTACGAGGTCGGGCGTCCGTAGCGCTCCTGCCCGTCTCCGCGCTGCCTTGATGCGCGTGAGTCGCACATGCGGCACCTCTGCCCCCCTTGGTACAGATTTAGTGACGGAGGACGAGTCTCACCATGGAGAGTAAGGCCGGTATGATGACATGCCCGTTAACTTGTCATACAGGCCCCCCGGGGGGGCTGTGCACCTGCCGCTTTTGCCCAGTTGACTGAAAGCGCGCTCCTTTTTATCTTCTTAATGGGCCTTTTCGGTAACTGACAATCGCAAAATGTACCgagggaccaccccccccccccaacacacacacccgtttgagcacctgccccgTGAAAAGTCTGTGCACGTAAATGGTGTCACACCACCTTTATGGACTGGTTACTTCACTTTAATAAGGTTTATTTCAGAAATGGGACACTTGCAATAAGTTACTTGTCTACTATATACTTGTCTTTGtaaagagagaaaaataataTAGGTCGTTATTGAAGCATTAATCAGAAAGACATTATGAAACAAAAATCACCTTACGACCAGTCGTAATTCATATGTACACTGCATAGTAAAATTATATCATcatattgtttggtgtttttatttttttttatcaccgTTTCCTTAGTTAATCATTCTTTTAACCTTTTAATCACTATTTAAACTGCTAAACGGATACCAGTGTATACTGTACTGTGAGCGCTGCGAAGAGCAGCCTGAGCAcgagatgaatgaatgaatgaatgggcgTCTCGCGGAGAGGCTCGCGCTCCTCACGCTCACGCGGGGCCGCGCGGCCGCAAGTCTACGGCGTCTGAACGGCCGTAAAGTCGGTCAGTTGTAAGTCGCGTAGGTCGTAATACGACGACGACCTGTAGTGTTTTTAACAATGTGACGTTTTAGCATGCTACATCGCTATTTGTACTGAAAAAAGTAAAGTTAGTAGCGTCGCTGATTGTAGTTAGCTACAGCCCCAACACTGCTGAACTGTATAATAATCAGCAGTACGTTTCCATTTCTCCTCCCCAGGTACCAATCTAGTGGACCACATTTCCCAAAGCAGCATTTGAAAAGTGGTGGAACTCCATCTGAAAATGATCTGAGAAGATATGATTGCAGGCCCAGCCTTGGCCTCCTGGCCTTCAACACAGAAGTAAGGGCATCTTGCTAGAGATGACTTGAATCCTGTATTGTGTATCCTGTCAACACATGATAAATGATCTATGTACCATTAAGCATCTGTGATTTATTGGAGCACTTCTTTTTCCACTTTGTGTTGCTGTGAGTGGTTTGCCCAGCGGTCTGACCGACCTCCAGCTTGGTCCTGTGGTCGCTGGCTGTGGTTTGTTCTTCTCGATGCAAATGCAGGGTGCCCACAGAGGTCTACCACGACAGCGCTGATTCTGTGATTTTTCCCACTCCAGCCAGCCCCCTGCCGCGGATCTAGGCTCTTCTGTCTCCACGCATCACAACTCAGCGGGAGTGACAAATGAAAATCGGCAGCAGGGCACGGTGAGTAGGATGTGTCATTGTCACGGACGCTTGGACAGGTTGTGGTGTGAACCCCTTATATGAAATGATTGAGATGGAAAGCTGCTTTTGCCATTTTGAGTGCCGGTACATTGGAATGCATCTTTTCGCATATCCCAGCTTCCTCTCCCTTGACACACACacctgagagtgaagcttgggtcTAGGTGCAATAGTCAGGCTATTCATCCAACTGGAGCTTTTCGGGGGGTTAAggtccttgctcaagggcccacgggacatgtgactattcagccgaggaggagggggggattCGATCCAGCCACCTTCCggcacaggcacagaggcctgaccgctgggagacacagcactGTCGTTTAGTGAATGGAACCTCAAAACAGGAAGATTGCTGTCAATTCAGTATTGTGGTTGAACCCAGTCTAGTATGTCTAACTAGTATGTGCCAGTACATGTGAAATGTGCAGGTCTGTGTTAATGGCGGCACATGTGTGACGTTCAGAGGGGCAAGCGGAGGCTGCGGGAGAGATCGGAAAACGCCAAGCGCAGACATTCGGGGCGAAACCTTGGCAGTGCTGAGCGGCCCCAGTTTGAGAATGGAGATGTTGAGGCCGTTACCCTGTTTGAAGTGGTTACCAT
This window of the Paramormyrops kingsleyae isolate MSU_618 chromosome 1, PKINGS_0.4, whole genome shotgun sequence genome carries:
- the LOC111838261 gene encoding uncharacterized protein isoform X1, which encodes MAAVSITEPLCQPCAYDAKFKVELHVRKPLLSVHLSSEQVGLEMLCLCSQLDLLIRAQFQEQLNQDLSPEESDSFQREGAQIIERMYLCLEHLPEPAPQLEDYLDAVGLSAMFPRVEVFIIHGSPVDMLEKPAMDGYFPHIARLNQVLVLSQQLEDDVKHLGSHKYVAHQLSVLYQVLSTFKGIMPLSVLKRDIEANFKQLKMALVTDESSKQEPLLPAQYVNWILDVTHCIISSVSSLPEELTQDLSTAMSFISNLA
- the LOC111838261 gene encoding uncharacterized protein isoform X2; the encoded protein is MLCLCSQLDLLIRAQFQEQLNQDLSPEESDSFQREGAQIIERMYLCLEHLPEPAPQLEDYLDAVGLSAMFPRVEVFIIHGSPVDMLEKPAMDGYFPHIARLNQVLVLSQQLEDDVKHLGSHKYVAHQLSVLYQVLSTFKGIMPLSVLKRDIEANFKQLKMALVTDESSKQEPLLPAQYVNWILDVTHCIISSVSSLPEELTQDLSTAMSFISNLA